A DNA window from bacterium contains the following coding sequences:
- a CDS encoding ArsR family transcriptional regulator gives MDDTRSRIVELLRVRGGQTVQDLARSLHLTRTAVVSHLSALRAEGLVTRGGLRAGRRRPSTLYVVTDAADWVFPKRYEEFAAALLDGLKRDNPKTFTRVLERLGDGWVARDLPRVGGLHGRARVKMAQQILRERGFLPTLEWSAGAYTLREHNCPVMILAAAHPDICAAVHRWLEALVGMPLARNRCMAQGASFSEYVARTAPVPGPAES, from the coding sequence ATGGATGATACCCGGAGCCGGATCGTCGAACTCTTGCGCGTCCGCGGCGGCCAGACCGTTCAGGACTTGGCGCGGTCCCTCCATCTGACGCGGACCGCCGTCGTGAGCCACCTAAGCGCGCTGCGCGCCGAAGGGCTTGTCACGCGGGGCGGCCTACGTGCCGGGCGGCGCCGGCCGAGCACGCTGTACGTCGTGACGGACGCCGCCGACTGGGTGTTTCCGAAACGGTACGAGGAATTCGCCGCGGCGCTGCTGGACGGCCTCAAGCGGGACAATCCGAAAACGTTCACCCGCGTGCTCGAGCGCCTGGGCGACGGTTGGGTGGCCCGGGATCTTCCCAGGGTCGGCGGGCTTCACGGGCGGGCGCGGGTCAAGATGGCGCAGCAGATCCTGAGGGAACGGGGCTTTCTGCCCACGCTCGAGTGGAGCGCCGGCGCCTACACGCTTCGCGAGCACAATTGTCCCGTGATGATCCTCGCGGCCGCGCATCCCGACATCTGCGCGGCCGTGCACCGGTGGCTGGAGGCCCTCGTCGGCATGCCGCTGGCGCGCAACCGGTGCATGGCGCAGGGCGCTTCATTCTCCGAATACGTGGCGCGAACGGCGCCGGTCCCCGGGCCCGCGGAATCCTGA
- a CDS encoding AMP-binding protein yields the protein MPAVSYTHGASSTPLLGETIGENLRRTVERHPGRDALIVPHQGYRATYGAFWDQVDVAARGLLAHGVRKGDRVGIWAPNRYEWVIVQYATARIGAILVNINPAYKTAELEYALTQAGISVLLLARAFRQSDYVGMLADVRSRCPDLREALVLEESWETLLRDADRVPAARLAEAEAALQFDDPINIQYTSGTTGFPKGATLSHHNILNNGFFIGEALRYTERDRVCIPVPFYHCFGMVLGNLACTTHGACMIVPGESFAPLPVLETVQAERCTSLYGVPTMFIGELEHPRFADFDLSTLRTGIMAGSPCPVEVMNRVQSQMHMAEVTIAYGMTETSPVSTQSATDDPLEKRVSTVGRVHPHVEIKIVDPATGHVVPRGAPGELCARGYLVMLGYWNQEAATREAIDVQRWMHTGDLATMDDDGYLNIVGRIKDMIIRGGENVYPREVEEFLYKHPAVADVQVIGVPSRQYGEEVMAWVRLREGASATGDELAEHCRGRIATFKIPRYWKFTDTFPMTVTGKIQKFRMREIAVAELGLEDAAAVRTA from the coding sequence ATGCCGGCGGTCTCGTACACCCACGGCGCCAGCTCGACCCCGCTGCTCGGCGAGACGATCGGCGAGAACCTCCGGCGTACCGTCGAGCGCCACCCGGGCCGCGACGCGCTGATCGTGCCGCACCAAGGTTATCGCGCCACCTACGGCGCCTTCTGGGACCAGGTGGATGTCGCCGCACGCGGCCTGCTCGCCCACGGCGTGCGCAAGGGCGACCGCGTCGGCATCTGGGCGCCGAACCGGTACGAGTGGGTGATCGTGCAGTACGCCACGGCGCGGATCGGCGCGATTCTGGTCAACATCAACCCGGCGTACAAGACCGCCGAGCTGGAATACGCGCTTACGCAGGCCGGGATCAGCGTCCTCCTCCTCGCCCGCGCGTTCCGGCAGTCCGACTACGTTGGCATGCTGGCGGACGTGCGGTCCCGGTGCCCCGATCTCCGGGAGGCGCTGGTGCTCGAGGAGTCGTGGGAGACGCTGTTGCGCGATGCGGACCGTGTGCCGGCGGCGCGGCTCGCGGAGGCGGAAGCCGCGCTGCAGTTCGACGATCCCATCAATATCCAGTACACGTCGGGGACGACGGGGTTTCCCAAGGGGGCGACGCTGTCGCACCACAATATCCTGAACAACGGGTTCTTCATCGGCGAGGCGCTGCGGTACACGGAGCGCGACCGCGTCTGCATCCCGGTGCCGTTCTACCACTGCTTCGGGATGGTGCTCGGGAACCTCGCCTGCACCACCCACGGCGCCTGCATGATCGTCCCGGGCGAATCGTTCGCCCCGCTGCCCGTGCTGGAAACGGTGCAGGCGGAGCGCTGCACCTCCCTGTACGGCGTGCCGACGATGTTCATCGGCGAGCTGGAACATCCGCGGTTTGCCGACTTCGACCTGTCGACGCTTCGCACCGGCATCATGGCCGGCTCTCCCTGCCCGGTCGAGGTGATGAACCGGGTGCAGTCGCAGATGCACATGGCCGAGGTGACGATCGCCTACGGCATGACCGAGACGTCGCCGGTGTCCACGCAGAGCGCCACCGACGACCCGCTGGAGAAGCGCGTGTCCACCGTCGGGCGCGTGCACCCGCACGTGGAGATCAAGATCGTGGATCCGGCCACGGGCCACGTGGTACCGCGCGGCGCCCCGGGCGAATTGTGCGCCCGCGGCTATCTCGTCATGCTCGGTTATTGGAATCAGGAGGCGGCGACCCGGGAGGCCATCGACGTCCAGCGGTGGATGCACACCGGCGATCTCGCCACCATGGACGACGACGGCTACCTCAACATCGTCGGGCGCATCAAAGACATGATCATTCGGGGCGGCGAGAACGTCTATCCCCGGGAGGTCGAGGAGTTCCTCTACAAGCACCCCGCCGTGGCCGACGTCCAGGTGATCGGTGTGCCCAGCCGGCAGTACGGTGAAGAGGTGATGGCCTGGGTCAGGCTCCGCGAGGGCGCGTCCGCGACCGGCGACGAGCTGGCCGAGCACTGCCGCGGGAGGATCGCGACTTTCAAGATCCCGCGCTACTGGAAGTTCACGGATACGTTTCCGATGACGGTCACCGGCAAGATCCAGAAGTTCCGGATGCGCGAGATCGCAGTTGCCGAACTGGGCCTCGAGGACGCCGCCGCGGTGCGGACGGCCTGA
- a CDS encoding sensor histidine kinase → MPDRERPRGIWTRRQRAVTLLAWILFGGLALWRVLLGPWPSFLYRLAGVAVLYLAVRTGLVLRGEIPAWAEYTFLFVDAAFVSAVVRLLGGLASDFYLAYFFVLGEGAVTLDLWLVVALSGWVTLGYALATRPSSFDAMWVAVYRLFFLLLASVGAAWVAWREAAHGREIAYLGEQLLLEEERRRLAREIHDGVGHILAAGAQSVELVERLLPTDPQRAAALLPDLKRLLRQGLDEIRLLVLGLRSPGPAAGDAVAAARQHLAALSTRTDITTEVRAGPAEIPLSPASEFAFRRILQEALTNVVRHARADHVAVTLGRSADAVTCSVADNGVGIDAGRDGHWGGFGLEHMRERAAELGGTLDVASNPSGGTTVTFSLPLRAAARPREGMP, encoded by the coding sequence ATGCCTGATCGCGAGCGTCCCCGGGGCATCTGGACCCGCCGGCAGCGGGCGGTCACTCTTCTCGCCTGGATCCTCTTCGGAGGACTCGCGTTGTGGCGGGTGTTGCTCGGCCCCTGGCCGTCGTTTCTCTACCGGCTGGCGGGTGTCGCGGTGCTGTATCTCGCCGTGCGGACCGGCCTCGTGCTGCGGGGCGAGATCCCGGCGTGGGCGGAGTACACATTTCTCTTCGTCGATGCGGCGTTCGTCAGCGCGGTGGTGCGCCTTCTCGGCGGGCTGGCCTCGGATTTCTACCTCGCGTACTTCTTCGTGCTCGGCGAGGGGGCCGTCACGCTCGACCTGTGGCTGGTGGTCGCGCTGAGCGGCTGGGTGACCCTGGGGTATGCGCTCGCGACGCGGCCGTCGTCCTTCGACGCGATGTGGGTGGCGGTCTACCGCCTCTTCTTCCTGTTACTCGCGAGCGTCGGCGCGGCCTGGGTGGCCTGGCGGGAGGCGGCGCACGGTCGGGAAATCGCGTACCTCGGCGAGCAGCTTCTGCTTGAGGAAGAGCGCCGCCGGCTGGCCCGCGAGATCCACGACGGCGTGGGCCACATCCTGGCCGCGGGGGCGCAGTCGGTGGAGCTCGTCGAGCGGCTGCTGCCGACGGACCCCCAGCGCGCCGCCGCGCTCCTGCCCGATCTCAAGCGCCTGCTCCGGCAGGGGCTCGACGAGATCCGCCTCCTGGTCCTCGGACTCCGGTCCCCGGGACCGGCGGCGGGAGACGCCGTCGCCGCCGCCAGGCAACACCTCGCCGCGTTGTCCACCCGTACGGACATCACCACCGAGGTGCGCGCCGGTCCGGCGGAGATTCCGCTGTCGCCCGCCTCGGAGTTTGCGTTCCGGCGAATCCTCCAGGAGGCACTGACGAACGTGGTACGCCACGCCCGCGCGGACCACGTGGCAGTGACCCTCGGCCGCTCCGCGGATGCCGTGACCTGCAGCGTCGCAGACAACGGCGTCGGCATCGACGCCGGACGCGACGGCCATTGGGGTGGATTTGGGCTGGAGCACATGCGCGAGCGGGCCGCGGAGCTCGGCGGCACGCTCGACGTCGCCTCGAACCCGTCGGGCGGCACGACCGTGACGTTCTCGCTCCCGCTGCGCGCCGCCGCACGGCCGCGCGAGGGAATGCCGTGA
- a CDS encoding response regulator transcription factor, whose product MSGAPPKIRLLVADDESVLRRALTSLLGMAPDIEIVGEAADGDEAVELAVARQADVVLMDIGMPRLDGIAATRRLAERAPSVKVVILTIYTDDDRVFRALQAGARGYLLKDASPEEILRGVRAVRDGEGILHPGLVGRVIREFTRVAEPDPERAQRFSELTAREREVLDLLAEGLRNHDIAARLSIAEKTVKHHISSILSKLQLNHRTEAALLASRLGHGRRGEAR is encoded by the coding sequence GTGAGCGGGGCGCCCCCAAAAATCCGGCTGCTCGTGGCCGATGACGAGAGCGTCCTGCGGCGTGCCCTCACGAGCCTACTCGGCATGGCGCCCGATATCGAGATCGTCGGGGAGGCCGCGGACGGCGACGAGGCGGTGGAACTCGCGGTGGCGCGGCAGGCCGACGTCGTCCTGATGGACATCGGCATGCCGCGTCTCGACGGCATCGCGGCGACGCGCCGGCTCGCCGAGCGGGCGCCCAGCGTGAAGGTCGTGATCCTCACGATCTACACGGACGACGACCGTGTCTTTCGCGCGCTACAGGCGGGGGCCCGGGGCTACCTCCTCAAGGACGCGAGCCCGGAAGAGATCCTCCGGGGGGTGCGCGCCGTCCGGGACGGCGAGGGGATCCTGCACCCCGGCCTCGTCGGCCGGGTGATTCGCGAATTCACCCGCGTCGCGGAGCCGGATCCCGAGCGGGCGCAGCGGTTCTCCGAGCTCACAGCGCGCGAGCGGGAGGTCCTGGACCTGCTCGCGGAGGGACTTCGTAACCACGATATCGCCGCCCGCCTGTCCATCGCGGAAAAGACCGTCAAGCATCACATCAGCAGCATCCTGTCCAAACTGCAGCTCAACCACCGGACGGAGGCCGCGCTGCTGGCGTCGCGGCTGGGTCACGGCCGGCGCGGCGAAGCGCGTTGA